One part of the uncultured Bacteroides sp. genome encodes these proteins:
- the lpdA gene encoding dihydrolipoyl dehydrogenase, with protein MVYDLAIIGGGPAGYNAAERAASGGIKTVLFEKNAIGGVCLNEGCIPTKTLLYSAKILDNIKSASKYGILADTNPGFDFEKIMSRKNKVVKKLTSGVGMKLKAYGVHLVEGTAIIQGEKNETISISCNNEIYSVKFLLLCTGSETVIPPIKGLSETEYWTSKEALELKELPKSLAIIGGGVIGMEFASFFNSMGVKVTVIEMLPEILGAMDKETSAMLRVDYTKKGVRFLLGTKVTEVATGKVFVEKDGKQETIEVEKILVSVGRRPVTTNLGLENLHVELQKGGVKVNEYMQTSHPGVYACGDITGFSLLAHTAIREGEVAVNHILGIEDKMNYDSVPGVVYTNPELAGAGKTEEELKASGTDYHVLKLPMAYSGRFVAENELGNGLCKLITDNEEHIIGCHLYGNPASELIISMSMAIDRKLTVEDLKKQIFPHPTVSEIIRESLFI; from the coding sequence ATGGTATATGATTTAGCAATTATAGGTGGCGGACCAGCAGGATATAATGCTGCTGAAAGAGCCGCTTCAGGAGGAATTAAAACAGTTCTTTTTGAAAAGAATGCAATAGGGGGAGTCTGTCTCAATGAAGGTTGTATCCCAACCAAAACTCTACTCTATTCTGCAAAAATATTGGATAATATTAAAAGTGCTTCTAAATACGGTATACTTGCCGATACTAATCCCGGATTCGACTTTGAAAAGATTATGAGCCGTAAGAATAAGGTGGTTAAAAAACTCACTTCCGGTGTTGGTATGAAACTAAAGGCTTATGGCGTTCATCTTGTTGAAGGTACAGCGATTATTCAGGGTGAGAAAAATGAAACGATTAGCATATCTTGTAATAATGAGATTTACTCAGTCAAGTTCCTGCTACTCTGTACAGGCTCTGAAACGGTAATTCCTCCTATCAAGGGATTATCCGAAACTGAATACTGGACTTCCAAAGAAGCACTTGAACTAAAAGAACTTCCTAAATCTCTTGCTATCATTGGTGGTGGGGTTATCGGGATGGAGTTTGCTTCTTTCTTCAACAGCATGGGTGTTAAAGTTACTGTTATAGAAATGCTGCCGGAGATATTGGGAGCTATGGACAAGGAAACCTCTGCAATGCTCCGAGTGGATTACACTAAGAAGGGAGTACGATTTCTGCTGGGAACCAAAGTCACAGAAGTAGCAACAGGAAAAGTCTTTGTTGAAAAAGATGGTAAGCAGGAGACTATTGAAGTCGAAAAGATTCTGGTTAGTGTAGGACGCAGACCAGTAACTACCAATCTTGGTCTTGAAAATCTGCATGTTGAATTACAGAAAGGTGGAGTGAAGGTTAATGAATATATGCAGACCAGTCACCCCGGAGTCTATGCTTGTGGAGACATAACCGGATTCTCACTACTGGCACATACAGCTATTCGTGAAGGAGAGGTTGCAGTTAATCACATTCTGGGAATTGAGGATAAGATGAATTATGATTCCGTTCCGGGAGTAGTGTATACCAATCCTGAACTTGCCGGAGCCGGAAAAACAGAGGAAGAGTTAAAAGCAAGCGGTACAGATTATCATGTTCTGAAGTTGCCGATGGCTTATTCAGGTCGGTTTGTTGCCGAAAATGAATTGGGCAACGGACTCTGCAAACTGATCACAGACAATGAGGAACATATCATCGGTTGCCATTTGTATGGCAATCCTGCATCTGAGCTGATTATAAGCATGAGTATGGCTATCGACAGAAAACTGACGGTAGAAGATCTGAAGAAACAAATATTTCCGCACCCTACGGTGAGCGAGATAATCCGTGAAAGTCTGTTTATCTGA
- a CDS encoding flavodoxin, with product MKKIGLFYGTSTKKTAAIAQQIQAAFGKEDLDIVPIESAWKEEFLTYSYLIVGTSTWFDGELPTYWDEIIPELTSLELQDKKVAIFGLGDQVNYPDNFVDGIGLLAEAFETAGAQLVGHTSTEGYSFNHSQALKEGKFLGLALDVENQPKQTEKRIHDWVDQLRKEFFL from the coding sequence ATGAAAAAGATTGGATTATTTTATGGAACAAGCACTAAGAAAACAGCCGCAATAGCGCAGCAGATACAAGCTGCATTTGGCAAAGAAGATCTGGATATTGTTCCTATCGAGAGTGCATGGAAAGAAGAGTTCCTCACTTACAGCTATCTGATAGTAGGCACTTCAACATGGTTCGATGGCGAACTACCCACCTATTGGGACGAGATAATACCCGAGCTTACATCACTTGAACTTCAGGATAAAAAAGTAGCCATATTCGGCCTCGGAGATCAGGTAAACTATCCCGATAACTTTGTTGATGGAATAGGGCTCCTGGCCGAGGCATTTGAAACAGCTGGAGCTCAACTTGTGGGGCACACCTCTACCGAAGGATATTCATTTAATCACTCTCAGGCACTAAAAGAAGGTAAATTTCTTGGTCTGGCACTAGATGTTGAAAACCAACCGAAACAAACGGAAAAAAGAATTCACGACTGGGTAGATCAACTCAGAAAAGAATTCTTTTTATAA
- a CDS encoding lipoate--protein ligase family protein codes for MLCINNPYTDAWFNLAAEEYLLHSFQENVFMLWQNEPSVIIGKHQNVWAEVNMDFVRDHRIKVVRRYSGGGAVYHDAGNLNFTFIENSDNADFNKYLIQIQNFLREIGINAEADERRGLNIDGLKISGSAQCIHKKRVMYHATLLYSTDLLSLNAALTSLPTQQNDVASSRSVYVKSVRSTVTNIKEYVPDNMQISNLKELIMNYFLNNEINNKIYTFNEKDLSAIKQLSREKYSTSDWNFNASYLK; via the coding sequence ATGCTTTGCATAAACAATCCATATACAGATGCCTGGTTCAATCTGGCGGCAGAAGAATATCTCCTTCATTCTTTTCAGGAGAATGTATTCATGCTGTGGCAGAATGAACCATCAGTCATTATTGGCAAACATCAGAATGTATGGGCAGAAGTTAATATGGATTTTGTGAGAGATCACCGCATCAAAGTAGTAAGAAGATATTCCGGTGGCGGTGCTGTGTATCATGATGCCGGCAATCTGAATTTCACCTTTATTGAAAACAGTGATAATGCTGATTTTAATAAATACCTTATTCAGATTCAGAATTTTCTTAGGGAAATAGGAATCAATGCTGAGGCCGACGAACGGCGGGGATTAAATATTGATGGACTGAAAATATCGGGAAGTGCACAATGCATCCATAAAAAACGGGTAATGTATCATGCTACGCTACTCTATTCAACGGACTTATTGAGTCTTAATGCTGCATTAACTTCTTTACCAACTCAACAGAATGATGTTGCATCGTCACGTTCGGTTTACGTAAAATCTGTAAGAAGTACGGTTACCAATATTAAGGAATACGTACCAGACAACATGCAAATCAGTAATCTGAAAGAACTGATTATGAATTACTTTCTAAATAATGAAATCAATAATAAGATATATACATTCAATGAAAAAGACCTGTCGGCTATCAAACAATTAAGTAGGGAAAAATATTCCACATCCGACTGGAACTTTAATGCATCATATTTAAAATAA
- a CDS encoding HipA N-terminal domain-containing protein codes for MKQAKIQIHSQLAGILIEDENGFTFCYDDSYLKQEDAEAISLTLPLTDKPYHNSVLFPFFDGLIPEGWLLGIAERSWKISQRDRMSLLMACCKDCIGAVSVIPIEEEE; via the coding sequence ATGAAGCAGGCAAAAATACAAATACATAGTCAGCTGGCCGGTATACTAATCGAGGACGAGAATGGATTTACGTTCTGTTATGACGACAGCTATCTGAAACAGGAAGACGCTGAAGCTATAAGTCTTACTTTACCTCTGACGGATAAGCCTTATCATAATAGTGTGCTCTTTCCTTTTTTTGACGGACTGATTCCTGAAGGTTGGTTGCTTGGTATAGCCGAACGTAGCTGGAAAATAAGTCAGCGTGACCGGATGTCTTTATTAATGGCCTGCTGTAAAGATTGCATTGGTGCTGTTAGCGTTATACCTATTGAGGAGGAGGAATAA
- a CDS encoding VOC family protein → METKKKVPPQGYNTLTPYLNIKGADKAIEFYEKAFGAKEIMRLSMPDGTVAHAEIEIGDSRFMLAEENQQWGNLSPLSLGGSPVTLCLYVEDVDTVFAKALKEGATVTDGMEVKDQFYGERAGSLTDPFGHKWSIMTHIEDVSTEEMQRRMDAMF, encoded by the coding sequence ATGGAAACAAAGAAAAAAGTACCCCCTCAGGGATATAACACATTAACGCCATATCTAAATATAAAAGGCGCAGATAAAGCCATTGAATTTTATGAGAAAGCATTTGGTGCAAAAGAAATCATGAGGCTTTCCATGCCCGATGGAACTGTTGCACATGCCGAAATAGAAATTGGAGATTCAAGATTTATGCTGGCAGAAGAAAACCAGCAATGGGGCAATCTAAGTCCCCTGTCGTTGGGTGGTTCACCCGTAACTCTCTGCTTGTATGTAGAAGATGTTGATACTGTTTTTGCAAAAGCCCTTAAAGAAGGAGCAACAGTAACAGACGGAATGGAAGTAAAAGATCAGTTTTACGGTGAACGCGCCGGAAGTCTAACCGATCCTTTTGGTCATAAATGGTCAATAATGACACACATTGAAGATGTTTCAACAGAAGAAATGCAAAGACGAATGGATGCTATGTTTTAA
- a CDS encoding FKBP-type peptidyl-prolyl cis-trans isomerase, with protein sequence MSLKHKDYKEANMRFLEENLNEEGVMELPCGVQYKVILQGKGPVPTAKSMVKVHYKGTLIDGTVFDDSFSRKRPESFRLNEVITGWQEALQAMPLGSRWIIYIPYVLGYGTRAAGKIKPYSTLIFEVELLGVK encoded by the coding sequence ATGAGCCTGAAACATAAAGATTACAAAGAAGCAAATATGCGCTTCCTGGAAGAGAACCTGAACGAAGAAGGAGTAATGGAATTGCCTTGCGGAGTGCAGTACAAAGTGATATTACAAGGTAAAGGACCAGTACCTACAGCTAAAAGTATGGTGAAAGTTCACTATAAAGGTACGTTGATTGACGGAACGGTATTTGATGATTCTTTCAGCCGCAAACGTCCGGAATCATTTCGTTTGAATGAGGTTATTACTGGTTGGCAGGAAGCTTTGCAGGCTATGCCTCTTGGTTCGCGCTGGATTATTTATATTCCGTACGTACTTGGATACGGAACCAGGGCGGCAGGGAAAATTAAACCCTACTCTACCCTGATTTTTGAAGTGGAATTGCTAGGGGTTAAATAA
- a CDS encoding helix-turn-helix transcriptional regulator: MEYLSLSEYVKQMRKQYNLTQVDLSEKSGVGLRFVRELERGKQSLRLDKVNQILNLFGSEVGVVPMNKDNFGV, from the coding sequence ATGGAATATCTATCTCTTTCTGAATACGTAAAACAGATGCGTAAACAGTATAATCTTACGCAAGTTGATTTATCGGAGAAATCGGGTGTGGGACTTCGTTTTGTACGTGAACTGGAACGAGGAAAGCAGTCTTTACGCCTTGACAAAGTAAATCAGATTCTGAATCTTTTTGGTTCCGAAGTGGGTGTTGTGCCTATGAATAAAGATAACTTTGGTGTATGA
- a CDS encoding HipA domain-containing protein, whose amino-acid sequence MGKCLYCYKETEEGNDFHPACSKKIFGTSIPPILPYDRKDLVTLGEQVVRSKTILTGVQAKLSVDIDNTRKGESERLTIVGLWGRFILKPQTEQYRNLPEVEDLTMHLAEIAKIKVVPHSLIRFKDGELCYITRRIDREKNGGKFHMEDMCQLSERLTEYKYKGSYEQIAKVIFKYSTIAKLDVINFWEQVLFSWITGNADMHLKNFSLYSISKGVYSLTPGYDMLSTTLVMPEDTEELALNLNGKKKKLKKEDFIKAFKASELEDKIIENIFGKFEKALPKWLAFIDNSFLPNDMKEVYKNIITEKLNKLKTNK is encoded by the coding sequence ATGGGAAAGTGTTTGTATTGTTATAAAGAAACAGAAGAAGGTAACGACTTCCATCCGGCCTGCTCGAAAAAGATATTCGGAACATCTATACCACCGATTCTTCCTTATGACCGCAAAGATCTTGTAACATTGGGAGAACAGGTAGTAAGGAGTAAAACAATCTTAACCGGGGTGCAGGCTAAATTATCTGTAGACATAGACAACACCCGAAAAGGTGAATCTGAACGACTTACTATTGTAGGATTATGGGGGCGGTTTATACTAAAACCTCAAACAGAGCAATACAGAAATCTTCCTGAAGTAGAGGATTTAACAATGCATCTGGCCGAGATAGCGAAAATAAAAGTGGTGCCTCATTCACTTATAAGATTTAAGGATGGCGAGCTGTGCTATATAACCAGAAGGATTGACAGAGAGAAGAATGGAGGAAAATTTCACATGGAGGATATGTGTCAGTTATCTGAACGGTTGACTGAGTACAAATACAAGGGATCTTATGAACAGATAGCAAAGGTTATATTCAAATATTCCACTATTGCCAAACTTGATGTTATTAATTTCTGGGAGCAGGTTCTGTTTTCATGGATTACCGGAAATGCAGACATGCATCTCAAAAATTTCTCCCTGTATAGTATTTCTAAAGGGGTTTATTCATTAACTCCCGGATACGACATGCTTTCAACCACTTTAGTTATGCCCGAAGATACAGAGGAACTGGCCTTAAACCTGAATGGGAAGAAAAAGAAGTTAAAGAAAGAGGATTTTATCAAGGCTTTCAAGGCTTCGGAGCTTGAAGATAAAATTATTGAAAACATCTTCGGAAAGTTTGAAAAGGCTTTACCTAAATGGTTGGCATTTATAGATAATTCATTTTTGCCGAATGATATGAAAGAAGTTTATAAGAATATTATCACTGAAAAGTTGAACAAATTAAAAACAAATAAATAA
- a CDS encoding dihydrolipoamide acetyltransferase family protein encodes MATFEIKMPKLGESITEGTIMTWSVKAGDVINEDDILFEVSTAKVSAEIPSPVAGKILQILFNEGDTVAVGTVVAIVQLEGDSEEETPEVAESTAAKEEAPASSASPIKNVKSEEARWYSPIVLQIAQEAQLSKEELDSIPGTGYEGRLSKKDIKTYVEQRKKGVQPAALAAPQKAVSAEPALVASSKPETVSQPVAIESKPTPVAPVIPVSDGDEVVEMDFVRRIIADHMVMSKQVSPHVTTVVEVDVTKLVRWRERNKESFQRREGISLTYMPAIVEAVTKALAEYPYVNASVDGYRMILKKKINVGVAVSLNDGNLIVPVIHNADKLSLSGLAGSIDTLAAKARANKLSPDDIQGGTFTITNFGTFKNIIGTPIINQPQVAILGVGYIEKKPAVVETPEGDTIAIRHKMYLSLSYDHRIVNGAMGGAFLRHIADYLENWNG; translated from the coding sequence ATGGCTACATTTGAAATAAAAATGCCCAAATTGGGTGAAAGCATAACAGAAGGAACCATAATGACATGGTCGGTTAAAGCAGGCGATGTTATTAATGAAGACGATATATTGTTTGAAGTAAGTACTGCCAAAGTTAGCGCAGAAATACCTTCTCCCGTTGCAGGAAAGATACTTCAGATACTTTTCAATGAAGGTGATACCGTTGCTGTTGGTACGGTGGTGGCAATCGTGCAGCTTGAAGGAGATTCGGAAGAAGAAACACCAGAAGTTGCTGAAAGTACAGCTGCGAAAGAAGAAGCTCCGGCATCTTCCGCTTCACCCATTAAGAACGTGAAAAGTGAAGAAGCCAGGTGGTATTCTCCCATTGTACTTCAGATAGCTCAGGAAGCTCAACTCTCTAAAGAAGAACTTGACAGTATTCCCGGCACCGGCTACGAAGGACGTTTAAGTAAAAAAGATATAAAGACTTATGTGGAGCAGAGAAAGAAAGGCGTTCAACCGGCTGCTCTTGCTGCCCCGCAGAAAGCTGTTTCAGCAGAACCGGCACTTGTTGCATCATCTAAACCTGAAACCGTTTCTCAACCTGTTGCTATAGAATCCAAACCGACTCCAGTAGCACCTGTTATACCTGTTTCCGATGGTGACGAAGTAGTCGAAATGGACTTTGTCCGCCGTATCATTGCCGATCACATGGTTATGTCAAAACAAGTATCGCCGCATGTTACAACGGTGGTCGAGGTTGATGTTACTAAACTGGTGCGTTGGCGTGAACGCAACAAAGAATCATTCCAACGCCGTGAAGGCATCTCTCTCACATACATGCCTGCTATTGTTGAGGCTGTTACAAAAGCCCTTGCAGAATACCCATACGTCAATGCATCTGTAGATGGTTATCGTATGATACTGAAAAAGAAAATAAATGTCGGTGTGGCAGTATCACTCAATGATGGTAACCTCATTGTACCGGTAATACACAATGCAGATAAACTAAGCCTTAGCGGACTGGCAGGAAGTATTGATACACTGGCGGCAAAAGCACGTGCCAATAAATTATCACCGGACGATATTCAGGGCGGAACCTTTACCATAACAAACTTTGGTACTTTCAAGAACATCATAGGCACACCTATTATCAATCAGCCGCAGGTTGCCATTCTGGGTGTTGGATACATAGAGAAAAAACCGGCGGTAGTCGAAACTCCCGAAGGCGATACCATTGCCATCCGTCATAAAATGTATCTCTCACTTTCTTATGACCATCGCATTGTTAACGGTGCAATGGGAGGTGCATTCCTCAGACACATAGCCGATTACCTTGAGAACTGGAACGGATAG
- a CDS encoding thiamine pyrophosphate-dependent enzyme — protein sequence MKKYDIKSTDKETLRKWYYLMTLGRMIDEKAPAYLLQSLGWSFHAPYAGHDGIQLAMGQVFTRGEDFFFPYYRDLLAALSAGMTAEEIILNGLSKATDLTSGGRHMSNHFAKMEWNIENISSATATQDLHAVGAARAMAYYGHKGVVIASHGESSVSEGFVYEAINGASTEQLPVIFVIEDNGFGISVPKKDQTSNPKVAANFSGFKNLKIIYCNGKDVFDSMNAMAEAREYAITKHNPVIVHANCVRIGSHSNSDKHTLYRDEDELAYVKAADPLQKFRRMLLRYERFTEDELKKIEEEAKKELSAANKKAIAAPDPDASTVLDYVLPEPYKPQVYVDGTHNQEGEKKSMVTAINETLKAEFRHNPDTFLWGQDVANKDKGGVFNVTKGLQQEFGVKRVFNAPIAEDYIVGTANGMSRFDPKIRIVIEGAEFADYFWPAVEQYVECTHEYWRSNGQFVPNITLRLASGGYIGGGLYHSQTLEGALTTLPGARIVYPSFADDAAGLLRTSMRSKGFTLYLEPKAQYNAVEAATVVPDDFEVPFGKARIRREGTDLSIITYGNTTHFCLTVADRLAKESGWNVEVIDLRSLIPLDKEAIFESVKKTSKALIVHEDKIFSGFGAEIAAMIGEEMFRYLDAPVQRVGSIFTPVGFHPNFEKAILPGEERIYKAAKSLLEY from the coding sequence ATGAAAAAGTACGATATAAAATCCACAGATAAAGAGACACTCAGAAAGTGGTATTACCTCATGACACTTGGTCGCATGATTGACGAGAAAGCACCTGCTTATTTACTTCAATCATTAGGCTGGTCGTTTCATGCCCCCTATGCCGGGCATGACGGTATACAACTTGCCATGGGACAAGTCTTTACCAGAGGAGAGGATTTCTTTTTCCCCTATTACCGTGACTTGCTTGCCGCCCTTTCTGCCGGAATGACTGCCGAGGAAATTATCCTTAACGGGTTATCCAAAGCAACCGACTTAACAAGTGGCGGGCGTCACATGTCCAATCATTTTGCCAAGATGGAATGGAATATTGAAAATATCTCATCGGCTACTGCAACCCAGGATCTTCATGCAGTAGGAGCAGCCCGCGCCATGGCCTACTATGGACATAAAGGAGTAGTTATAGCCTCACACGGAGAATCTTCCGTATCCGAAGGGTTTGTTTACGAAGCAATCAATGGAGCAAGTACAGAACAGCTGCCTGTAATCTTTGTAATAGAAGACAACGGATTTGGTATATCCGTTCCTAAAAAAGACCAGACATCCAATCCAAAGGTTGCTGCTAATTTTTCCGGATTCAAGAATCTTAAGATCATCTATTGCAACGGCAAAGATGTGTTCGATTCCATGAATGCTATGGCTGAAGCCCGTGAATATGCAATTACAAAGCATAATCCGGTTATTGTTCATGCCAACTGTGTGCGTATTGGCTCGCACTCTAATTCAGATAAACATACCCTGTATCGTGATGAAGATGAACTGGCATACGTAAAGGCTGCCGATCCACTACAGAAATTCAGGAGAATGTTATTGCGCTACGAACGATTTACTGAAGATGAACTAAAGAAGATTGAAGAAGAGGCAAAGAAAGAACTGAGTGCCGCCAATAAGAAAGCCATTGCAGCACCCGATCCCGATGCCTCTACGGTACTCGATTATGTTCTTCCCGAACCATATAAACCACAGGTTTATGTTGACGGAACCCATAACCAGGAAGGAGAGAAGAAGAGTATGGTTACAGCTATCAATGAAACATTGAAGGCTGAGTTCAGACACAATCCCGATACTTTCCTCTGGGGACAGGACGTGGCTAATAAAGATAAGGGCGGAGTGTTTAATGTAACCAAAGGCCTGCAGCAGGAATTCGGTGTTAAAAGAGTTTTCAATGCACCCATTGCAGAAGATTATATCGTGGGTACCGCCAATGGTATGAGCCGCTTTGATCCTAAAATACGAATTGTTATTGAAGGAGCCGAGTTTGCCGATTATTTCTGGCCGGCAGTAGAGCAATACGTTGAGTGTACACACGAATACTGGCGAAGCAACGGACAGTTTGTGCCAAATATAACGTTACGTCTAGCTTCGGGAGGATATATTGGCGGAGGACTTTATCATTCACAAACCTTGGAGGGTGCGTTGACCACACTTCCGGGTGCACGCATTGTCTATCCTTCTTTTGCCGATGATGCCGCGGGATTGTTACGTACCAGCATGCGTTCAAAAGGATTCACCCTCTATCTGGAACCCAAAGCACAGTATAATGCAGTGGAGGCAGCAACTGTGGTGCCCGATGATTTTGAAGTACCATTCGGGAAGGCGCGTATTCGTCGGGAAGGAACCGACCTCAGTATTATCACCTATGGTAACACTACCCATTTCTGCCTTACCGTGGCCGATCGCCTGGCAAAAGAATCCGGTTGGAATGTAGAAGTGATCGATCTTCGTTCACTTATTCCGCTCGATAAAGAAGCCATTTTTGAATCAGTGAAGAAAACCAGCAAAGCACTGATAGTGCATGAAGACAAAATCTTTTCAGGATTCGGTGCCGAGATTGCAGCAATGATAGGAGAGGAGATGTTCCGTTATCTCGATGCCCCCGTTCAGCGGGTTGGTTCAATTTTTACCCCGGTAGGTTTTCATCCTAATTTTGAAAAAGCGATTCTTCCCGGTGAGGAACGCATTTACAAGGCAGCCAAAAGTTTACTGGAATACTAA